Below is a window of Deltaproteobacteria bacterium DNA.
CGACTGCCAAATAAACTAACCGCAGAAACTTTAGCTAAAAGCGAGTGTGGTGAAAATGTGCATAAGGCTAAAGATGCTGAAGATCTCTTCAATCAACTTGATATCTAATGCGCACGCCAAGCTATTCAGGTCACCCACTACTCTGCATTACCGCTATCAATATAATTTAAGATAATTTAGTAGAAACTGCATTAGGGTATTAATTATTAAGCATCCTAATTTTATCTCTAAGTTCACAGTATCTTAACCAAAGATCTTGAGCTTCAAGATTTATATCATCTCTATTTTTTGCTAGCTGCTCAATGTTATGCCTCTTTATTAATACTTTTGCAATGTTGCATCTTCTTATCGCAGTGTCATAGTTAAACATAGCGCAATCAGATAATCCATAATTAATTAGCCAAAGTTCCTTGGCAATGGTCGTCGTGCAGAAGTCTGACGGTGTAAAACCATGATCCGTCATTATCTCATTCTCATTGTTGCTTTTGGCTTGCGCCTGTTTGAGCCGGTATCGAGCCTGCGAAGCTGCGTGGTTGCGACGACCGATATGGGTATTTTGATAATCAGCGCGGTAACGCCGTTTAGCTTTAATCCTATGCTGCTTGCTGCACTCGTTGTCGGGACAGTAGTAATTGCCATGGTCGCAACACCGACAGATCACAACTCGTTTGCTACAGTGCGCGCAAAAGAAAACTCTATAGCTATCGCATGTTTTTGACAAACCACACCGCACAGGGACTGGACTAATACAGTGGTGAGTTACATCTGCCGAGGTCAACTTCTCGTGAATTAAGTATTGGTTAATTTCACCAAATACGACATTGACGCTGTATCAGTGCAACTAACGGAAGCGAAAAATTACCAGCAATTTCAAGCTATTGTACATTTTATTATAAATTCTCTTGTGTATTTGCAATTCATCTATTAATCTAGATGAATAGATGAATACAGTTACTCTATCTCAGTCTTTCGTAAATCGCATCGAGGCACTTGCTGATACGACGCGACTGCGTATTTTGCGCATTCTTGATAAACATGAGCTTGGGGTAACAGAACTTTGCGATATTTTACAAATAGCCCAATCGACCCTAAGCCATCATCTTAAACAGCTTGCTGAAAATGGTTTTGTGTTAAGTCGGCGTCAAGCAACCTCAAACCTCTATCGCCTAAATAATACTGGTCTTGATGAAACTGCGGCCAAGTTATGGGAGTTAGCCCGTTTAGAAGCTGTAAGTTGGCCAAGTGCCAATCAAGATGATTTACGTCTTAGGCATCATTTAGAAAAACAAAGTGATAGTCGTCGTTCATTTTTTGCAGAAACTGCACATCAATGGGATGCGCTACGTTCTGAACTTTTTGGCGATAGTTTTACCAATAATGCCATGCTCGCATTATTACCCCATGATTGGGTGATAGCTGATTTGGGCTGTGGTACTGGTCTTATTGCTTCGCTGCTTGCACCTAATGTTCGACAAGTTATCGGCATTGATGAATCGCCAGATATGTTAGCAGCAGCCCGACAACGTGTTGCTGCATTTGACAATGTTATACTTAAGCAAGGCGCACTTGAAGCATTGCCGCTGCAATTAGCAAGTTGTGACGCTGCGCTTTTGGTTTTAGCTTTGAGTTATGTGCCAGACACTCATGCTGTGCTAGGCGAATTAGCTCGCGTAGTGCGACCAGGTGGGCGAGTTGTTATTGTCGATTTAATAGAACACGAGCGCGAAGACTTTCGCCAAAAAATGGGGCAGCAATGTCTAGGATTTGCCATCAATGATATTAAAACAATGCTTAATAACGTTGGTTTTGCTAAAGTTGATGCACGCACATTAGCACCACAAGCAAATACTAAAGGACCAGCGCTATTTTTAGCTACCGCACAACGCACAACTAGTGGACAAAAAATTGCAAATAGCATCGTATCCGCCCCTACTTTCGTGAATACAGGTGCAGCTAAACTAGCAAACGAAATTAATAAACAAACAAATTTAGTTTCTCGCTTTCGCGTGAATGACGATGAGAGCAATGATTATCAAAACCAACAACGGAGTATTACACCAATGCCGCAAATAAAAAAATTCTCAGAATCACAAAAAGGTCTTGAATATAAAGTTGCTGATTTATCACTGGCATCTTGGGGTCGTAAAGAAATTAAGTTAGCTGAGCAAGAGATGCCTGGCCTTATGGCCATACGCGAGCGTTACGCAAAAGAGCAACCACTCAAAGGTCAACGCATTACTGGCTCGCTCCATATGACCATTCAAACTGCGGTGCTCATTGAAACATTAAAAGCATTGGGTGCTGATATACGCTGGGCTTCCTGTAACATTTTTTCAACTCAAGATCATGCCGCAGCCGCAGCGGTGGTGGGACCGCAAGGCACCATCGAAAAACCTTGCGGTGTACCAGTCTTCGCCTTCAAAGGTGAAACCCTCGAAGATTATTGGGAGTGCACCGAACGCGCTCTTAACTTTGGCAGCGGCCAAGGACCAACCCAAATTGTTGATGATGGTGGTGACGCCACTTTACTAATTCACAAAGGTTTAGCTTTTGAGAAAGCTGGTCGTGTACCTGAACCAACTGCAAATGATAGTGAAGAATTCTCGGTAGTATTGCGTTTGCTAGCAGGCTTGCTAAAGCAAGACTCTAAACGCTGGCAAAAAGTTGCGAGTGAATGCCATGGGGTTACCGAAGAAACTACTACCGGTGTGCATCGTCTTTATGAAATGCAAAATAATGGCACGCTGCTTTTTCCTGCGATCAATGTTAATGATAGCGTTACTAAAAGCAAATTCGATAATCTTTATGGCTGCCGCCATTCACTAGTTGATGGTATTATGCGCGCCAGCGACGTAATGCTTGCCGGTAAAATTGCGGTAGTTTGTGGCTACGGTGATGTGGGTAAAGGTTGTTGTCAATCTCTGCGTGGGCAAGGTGCTCGCGTTATTGTTACTGAGATTGACCCTATCTGTGCCTTACAAGCTGCAATGGAGGGTTACCAAGTGCAAACGCTTGATGATGTTGTAGCAATAGCTGATATATTCATTACCGCCACTGGCAATTGCGATGTAATTACTGCTGCTCACATGTCGTGTATGCGCGATGGCGCTATTGTTGGTAATATCGGCCACTTTGATAACGAAATTGATATGGCTGGGCTTAAAAAGGTGTCAGGTATAAAACACACCAACATTAAACCCCAGTATGATAAATGGACTTTTACTGATGGTCATAGTGTGCTGATTCTTGCCGAGGGGCGTTTGCTTAATCTTGGGTGCGCTACTGGTCATCCGTCATTTGTGATGTCGAATAGTTTTACTAACCAAGCCTTAGCGCAAATCGAACTTGCTACCAAAAGCAGTGCTTACGAAAATAAAGTTTATACCCTGCCAAAACATTTAGATGAAATGGTTGCGCGTTTTCACTTAGAAAAAATTGGCGTCAAATTAACAAAGCTCAATGAAAAGCAAGCTGCTTATATTGGCGTTAGTGTTACAGGGCCATTTAAGCCAGAGCATTATCGATATTAAATGCACCTACTTTGTCATATAAAGCATTTGCTTTAAAAAAATATAAAGATACTTTTTTACCCAGCAATTGCATTTTTATTAAAGTTCTGTCGACAACTCGCGATGATCTATATATATGATCGATTTCGTTATCTTGCTATCCCTTACAACTAGCGGATTAGTATCATGGGACATGGCTTAACTTGGTTAAAATTACTACCTGGTTATCAACAAATTGAAGCTTATCTTACTGCTCAAGCAAGCAAAGTGGGGCAAGGCCAGGGTTTCTTGTTTGGTAACGTCATTTCAATTCAACACGTTATAGCTGCATTACTTGTAGTAATAGTATTGCTTATTGTAGGCTTACGTGCCCGGGCTGACTTAGCTAGCCGAGAAGATCAAGGGCTGATCCCTAGTCCTCGTATTTCGGTGCTAAATTTTATCGAATATGCGCTTGAGTCTTTATACGGGCAAATGCGCCAAATCATGGGCGGTGATGCTAAACGCTATTTCCCGGTAGTGGCTGCATTTGCGTTATTCATCTTCTTTTCAAATCTATTAGGATTAGTGCCAGGATTTGAACCGCCAACCAACAATTGGAATACTACCTTTGCTTGTAGCTTTTTTGTATTTCTTTACTACAACTGGCATGGTCTGCGCGCTTATGGTCTTCATCATATTGCTCATATGGCAAACCCCATTGGCACATGGTGGGGTTGGTTTTTAATGCCGCTACTGTTCCCAATAGAAATTATTAGCCACATTGCTCGTCCTGGTTCATTAGCCATTCGTCTTTCTGCTAATATGGTTGGTGATCATGCGGTGATTACGGCATTTTTGGGGTTAGTGCCAATATTAATACCACTGCCCTTTATGGTCTTAGGTTTAATTGTTTGTACTGTACAAACTCTAGTGTTTGTTTTGTTAACCACTATTTATATTGCTTTAGCTACGGCTGACAGTCATGAGCATGAAAAGGCTTAAAGCTTAAAGCCGCAAAGTTAAACTTTATTATGTGTTTATTGGTTATAGTCGCCAAAAATTAATTGATGTTGCTAGGTGCAAAGGTGAGAAGGTTTTGAGAAGGAGAGAGGCGCACTAAAGTGGGATCAGGCAGCTATAACTCTTAATTAAAAAAGGAGTTAGTCGTGATAAAGAAACTTGTTAAACTTTTTGCAAGCATTAGTGCTTTTGTTGCAGTAGCCCTTGCTGCTGCCTCTACATTTGCACAAGAAGCTGCTGCTGCAAGCAGCAGTAATGTTGGCACTGGCACTGGTATGCTCGCCATCGCTGTAGCAGTTGGTATTGGAATTGCTGCTTTTGGTGGGGCTTTTGGCCAAGGTCGCACCGCTGCTGCTGCCTTAGAAGGCATCGCGCGCAATCCTAATGCCTCTGATAAAGTCTTCGTACCTATGATTCTAGCATTAGCCTTTATCGAATCCTTGGTACTGTTTACTTGGGTATTAATGCTGCTAATGCAATTAAAAATATAATTTTTCACGTTTGTGGCGTTGACATAAGCAGGCGAGCAGGCGTATCGCTCGCTATTTATAGCTTATAAGGTATAAATACTATGACGCCACGCCCACCATCGAATTTTGCTTCTTTATTTGAAACAATTATCGAAGATATACGCATCCACTTAGCTGCTTCGGTTGATAAAAGTTTGACAGATTTCTCACGACGCCTAACCCGTCTTGAACGACGATTTGCGCAATTAGATGTTTCTAAACCTTTAACAAACACACCTATTGCAAATACAACTCGTACCTGTTCTTTATGTGAACGCTCGTCAATGGCGCGTGGTTTATGTTCAGCGCACTATCAACAGTGGCGTTATCGGCAGCGTAAAAGTAAAAATATACAAAAAGAAAGCTTGGCTACTGCAAAACGTTATGTATTTACATCGCCATTAAAAACGAACAATAAGCAAACTCCTGCTAATGAATATGTAACGGCAGCATTTGAAAATAACGCTGTTCATGTTGATACGACTTTACCCACTAACGATTGTAAATAATGCCCGGTATAACTTGCAGTATTTTTTGCTACTGCTTCTGGTGTGCCAGTGGCCACAATAGTACCGCCGCCATTTCCTCCTTCAGGGCCAAGGTCAATAATATGATCTGCTGATTTAATAATATCTAAATTGTGCTCAATCACCAACACGGTATTGCCAAGATCAACTAAGGTGTTTAGTACATTTAGTAGATTTTCAACGTCGCCAAAATGTAACCCGGTAGTAGGTTCATCAAGAATATAAAATGTTCGTCCAGTTGCACGGCGCGATAACTCACGTGATAGTTTCACGCGCTGGGCTTCGCCACCTGATAATGTAGTCGCACTTTGACCAAGTTTAATGTACCCCAACCCAACATCTTTTAAAGTTTCGAGTTTGCGCTTAATTACAGGAATGGCTGCTAAAAAATCTAAGGCTTCATCAACAGTCATCTCCAGAATATCTGCGATGTTGGCCCCGCGATATTTAATTTCTAAGGTTTCACGATTATAACGTCGGCCATTACAATGCTCACAAGTGACATAGACATCTGCTAAAAAGTGCATTTCAATTTTTATAACGCCATCACCTTCGCAGGCTTCACAACGGCCGCCTTTAACATTAAATGAGTAACGGCCAGCACCATATCCACGTGCACGACTTTCGGGTAAATTGGCAAATAGATCGCGCAATAACGAAAAAAGGCCAGTATAAGTGGCCGGATTTGAACGTGGAGTACGACCGATTGCGCTCTGATCAATATCAATGATCTTATCAATATATTTTTGCCCTTCAATTTTATCAAAAGGAGCTGCGTCTAAACCAGCTCCTTCACCAAAAGCATGCATTAAGGCAACCGCAAGCGTGTCATTAATTAATGTACTTTTTCCGCTGCCAGAAACACCAGTAACACATACTAATTTACCTAATGGAATTTCAACATCAATACCTTGTAAGTTATTACCACGAGCGTTGCGCAACCCTAATGAAAGCCCATTACCTTCACGACGCTTTTGCGGAACATCAATTTGCCTCTGCCCTGAAAGAAATGCACCGGTTAGCGACTTGGGATTAGCACAAATTTCTTCGGGCCTACCTGCAGCAACTATTTCACCG
It encodes the following:
- a CDS encoding ATP synthase F0 subunit C — protein: MKKLVKLFASISAFVAVALAAASTFAQEAAAASSSNVGTGTGMLAIAVAVGIGIAAFGGAFGQGRTAAAALEGIARNPNASDKVFVPMILALAFIESLVLFTWVLMLLMQLKI
- the atpB gene encoding F0F1 ATP synthase subunit A, giving the protein MGHGLTWLKLLPGYQQIEAYLTAQASKVGQGQGFLFGNVISIQHVIAALLVVIVLLIVGLRARADLASREDQGLIPSPRISVLNFIEYALESLYGQMRQIMGGDAKRYFPVVAAFALFIFFSNLLGLVPGFEPPTNNWNTTFACSFFVFLYYNWHGLRAYGLHHIAHMANPIGTWWGWFLMPLLFPIEIISHIARPGSLAIRLSANMVGDHAVITAFLGLVPILIPLPFMVLGLIVCTVQTLVFVLLTTIYIALATADSHEHEKA
- a CDS encoding adenosylhomocysteinase; amino-acid sequence: MNTVTLSQSFVNRIEALADTTRLRILRILDKHELGVTELCDILQIAQSTLSHHLKQLAENGFVLSRRQATSNLYRLNNTGLDETAAKLWELARLEAVSWPSANQDDLRLRHHLEKQSDSRRSFFAETAHQWDALRSELFGDSFTNNAMLALLPHDWVIADLGCGTGLIASLLAPNVRQVIGIDESPDMLAAARQRVAAFDNVILKQGALEALPLQLASCDAALLVLALSYVPDTHAVLGELARVVRPGGRVVIVDLIEHEREDFRQKMGQQCLGFAINDIKTMLNNVGFAKVDARTLAPQANTKGPALFLATAQRTTSGQKIANSIVSAPTFVNTGAAKLANEINKQTNLVSRFRVNDDESNDYQNQQRSITPMPQIKKFSESQKGLEYKVADLSLASWGRKEIKLAEQEMPGLMAIRERYAKEQPLKGQRITGSLHMTIQTAVLIETLKALGADIRWASCNIFSTQDHAAAAAVVGPQGTIEKPCGVPVFAFKGETLEDYWECTERALNFGSGQGPTQIVDDGGDATLLIHKGLAFEKAGRVPEPTANDSEEFSVVLRLLAGLLKQDSKRWQKVASECHGVTEETTTGVHRLYEMQNNGTLLFPAINVNDSVTKSKFDNLYGCRHSLVDGIMRASDVMLAGKIAVVCGYGDVGKGCCQSLRGQGARVIVTEIDPICALQAAMEGYQVQTLDDVVAIADIFITATGNCDVITAAHMSCMRDGAIVGNIGHFDNEIDMAGLKKVSGIKHTNIKPQYDKWTFTDGHSVLILAEGRLLNLGCATGHPSFVMSNSFTNQALAQIELATKSSAYENKVYTLPKHLDEMVARFHLEKIGVKLTKLNEKQAAYIGVSVTGPFKPEHYRY